From the genome of Alcanivorax sp.:
TCCATGCCGGTAATCAGGTTGTACAGCAATTTGAACTTGTCATCGGTGTTGGTGATATAGACCTTCTGCTCCACGGTTTCCGTGGTGACCTGGGCAGGTTCGATCTCCACTACTTCAGCGTCCTGGGTCCAGCGGCGGGCCAGATTCATCACGTCATCGTTGAAGGTGGCGGAAAACAGCTGCGTCTGACGGTACTTGCTTTTCGGGGTCATGCCGACAATGCGCTTCACATCCGGAATGAAGCCCATGTCCAGCATCCTGTCCGCTTCATCCAGCACCAGAAACTCAACCCGGTCCAGCCACAGGTCGCGGCGTTTGGCGAAGTCCAGCAGGCGTCCGGGAGTGGCCACGAGGATGTCGATCTCCCGTTTCTGCAACCGTTCCTGCTGACGGTTGAAGTTCATGCCGCCGACCACGCTCATGACTTGCAGATCGGTGTACTTGGCCAGGCCCTTGGCATCCTTCTCGATCTGCATGGCCAGCTCACGGGTGGGCGCCACGATCAGGGCCCGGGGCTCGCCAGCGTAACGCTTTACCTCCAGCGGGTGCTGCAGCAGGTCGTTGATGACGGTCACCAGAAAGGCTGCGGTCTTGCCGGTGCCAGTCTGGGCGCGGCCGATGGCATCGGCGCCGGCCAGGGTATGCTCGAGGACTTCTGCCTGAATGGGGGTGCAGTACTGGAAGCCAAGATCGGCGATCCCACGCATCAGGCGCAGGTCCAGATTGAAGTCGTGAAAGCGGCGTTCGCCGTCTTTTTCAGGAACCTGAAATTGGTCCAGGCTCCAGGCATTTGCCTTGTCTTTTTGCATGTATTCGCTCAGTCTGAATGCAAGTGGTTGTTGCCTTGCCACCGGGTGGCCGGGCGGGCGTATCGGGTCTTGCGGGTGATGTTTGTGATTATCAGGGCACCCGGCCCACGCCTCGATCACGCATTGTAGAAAAAATAGCCAGCGCTGTCAGAGGATCTTTAGCGATGAACATCCTGCGTGGAGGCATTGTAGTGTTTTGGCTGGGGGTACTGTTAGCCATTTTCATGGAATTACCGGCCCCTTTTGATCGCTTGCTGCTGATCGCCGGTGCTGTCATCGCGATTTTGCACTTTCTGGAACTTGTCGGCTTTGCCGTCTGGATCCGCCGTCACGGCGTGTTCCACTGGCGTGATGCGCTGATGGTGATGCTGTTCGGGGTGCTTTTCCTCAAGCCCAGAATGCACGCAGTGCGCAACGCAGCTCGACGGTAGGGCCGTTTTTTGGTGTCAGGCTTCTGGCGTCCTGCGTCAGGCGTGCCTCACCCAAACACCAGCATCATGTTATTGGCTGGCAGGTCGTATACCGCCTGCAGTTTGCGCCCGTGGCGGGCAAATTCTTCCTCGATCCACTCCTTGTCGCGAATCGCTCGCAGGGGGTCGATATCCTTTAACCACAGCTCGAAAGTGGCATTGGATTCGCTGGTGAAGCGGCCGTTGATCTTGAAAGGGCCATAGATCAGGAACTGGCCGTTCGGAGCCAGATGGCGGCAGCCTTCTTCGATGCAGCGGGCCACCAGTTGCCGGGACATGATGTGAAAGGTGTTGGCGGTGAACAGGTAGTCGAACTGTTGCGCCGGCCAGGTACCACTCACATCCAGCACGATAGGCGCCAGGGCCTGGCTGTCAGGGTCCTGTAACCACTGGCGTACTGCGGGCAGGTTTTCTGCCACATCGGAGGGTTGCCAGGTCAGGTGAGGGAGTTGGCCGGACAACCAGGCAGCGTGCTGCCCGGTGCCGGCGCCGATTTCCAGCAGCGTCCCGGGGGCCTGACAGTGCTGGCGCAGCACCGTCAGGATAGGGGCCTTGTTGTTCTCACAGGCCTGGGAAAAGGGGCGCTCGGAGATCATTTACTTGCTCATGTACTTCTGGCCCATGGCGATCAGTTTTTGATAACTGGTGGGCAGAAGGCGTTGCATGGTGTCCACCGCGACCGCATCAGAACCGATCAGTACACGGCGCTTGTTGCCGCGCACGCCCTTGAGAATGGTGCTGGCGGCTTCTTGCGGGGTGGTGCGGAACAGTTTCTCGAAGTCCTGAATGGACTTGTCCTTGTCGGCACCGGTAATGCGCTCCACGCCATCGGTCATGCGTGCGGCTTTGGCAATGTTGGTCTTGATGCCGCCAGGATGAACGGATGTGCAGGAAACCGGGCTGCCTTCCATTTCCAGCTCGATGCGCAGGGATTCAGTGAAGCCACGCACCGCGAACTTGGCGGCGTTGTAGGCCGACTGGGTGGGGATGCCTACCAGACCGAAGATGGAAGAGATGTTAATGATATGCCCGTCACCGGATTGTTTCAGGTAGGGCAGGAAGGCCTTGGTGCCGTAGACCACACCCCAGAAGTTGATGTTCATCAGCCACTCGAAGTCTTCGTACTTCATGTCTTCCACGGTGGCACCCAGCGCAACCCCGGCGTTATTGAAAATCATGTTGGCGTAGCCGAAGTGGTTCACCACATCGTCGGCGAAATCATAGAAAGCCTGACGATCAGCCACGTCCAGTACCCGGGTCATCAGACGGTCTTCTGCCAGCCCCAGGTCGGCGACGGTCTTCTTGAGGCCGGCTTCGTTGATGTCGGACAGGGCCAGCTTGGCGCCAGCGGCGGCCAGTTCCTCGGCCAGAGCGCGACCGATACCTGAGCCGGCACCGGTAATCACGGCAACTTTGTCTTTGAAATTCTTCATGATGACTCCTTGATCTTCTCCCGAAAGGAGACGTGATAACGGTTCGAGTTGCAAGCTGAACCTGCACGATGGAACGTGGCTGACGGTTCGCTCAGCGGGAATATGGCAAGGAGTGTAGACACTTTGTCACTGCAGAATGGGCCAATACCGTATGGCAGTGGGTTGCGCAGCTGGCAATAACGCCGGCGAAGGCCGGCGCTGGAGTGATTCAGAGGCTGCCCAGCGCCTCGGGGCTGGTCTGCTCAAGGGGGGCGGCGATGGCATCACGGCTGCACGCCATCAGTCGTTGCAGCTCGGCGTCGTCGTGACTGTTTACCGGTAGCGGGGCATGAAGGGTGAGGGTGGCCTGATGGCCGGGCTGAAGGCGGAGCGTGCCCGGGGGCAAAATATGCCAGGTGCCGGTAAGGGTGACGGGCAGCACCGGCAATTGCAGTTCCTGTGCCATCTTGAAAGCGCCTTTTTTGAAGGGCTTGAGGTGGCCGTCGCGGCTACGGGTGCCTTCCGGGAAGAAAAGCACGCTGGCGCCGTTGCTGAGTCTTGCCTTGGCGTCATCGAGACTGGCGATGGCAGCCTGCTGGTCGGATCGGTTGATGAAAATATGCCCGAGTTTCTCGCAGCAGATGCCGATCACCGGCACCTTGCGCAGTTCGTGTTTCATTACCCAGCGAAAATCCATGCCCAGGTACCCATACAGCACGAAGATGTCGAACTGGCTCAGGTGGTTGGCCACGATCACATAGCTTTGTCCGGGTTGCAGGTGATGACGGCCGTACAGGTCGACTCGCACACCGCTGTACAGCAGACACAGTTTTGCCCAGGGCACGGCGCTGTAGCGTGCCACCCGATCGGCAGGGAGGAAGGGAACCAGCACCAGACAGATCAGACCGCAGATCAGCGTGGTCGCTGCCATCAGGGGAACGAACACCAGCCAGCTATAAAGAAAGAAAAGCAACCGGGACATGACCGCCCTCTCCGTTTACCAGTGACGGGCTATAGTAACGGAGAGCTGACCGAATATGACAGGGAGATAATCACTTTGTTACGTTTTCGGGACTGGCCTGGGCCGCCATGCCAGCCGCATTGTCCGGGCGTCCTGGCCCCTTCAACTCGTCCAGATAATCATAGTACTGGTTCTGGTACTCGGGCTTGCGGATCACCCGACGCAGTCGTTCCAGGGTGAAGTAGGGGGCATCGCGCAGCAGGATATTAACGATCCAGGCGGGAATATAGCCGCCGGGGTCCAGAATGATCTCGTAGACCATCTCCACCTGGTCGTTTCCCTCACGGGTAAAACCCAACCGCCCCCACAGCTCAGGAAAACGGATGTAGCGGTTGTTGGGCGGCAGGGCGTCAGGTTCATTGATCAGTTCGATCATGACGGACTCTTCTGCTTCCGTCAGCGTTACCTGTACATCGGCGTTGAGCACGGCTTCCCGGTCAGCCAGCGGCCATGGCAGTTTGGTGGTAAAGCGCAGATCCCGGTTGAGCGGCCCGTCGCGATCAAACTCTTCCGCGCCATCGATCAGGTGCAACCATTTGGGGTAGGAATCATAGTCATTGAGGATGGCCGCCAGAGCGAATTCATCCTTGAGCTCGAAGTGGGTTACACCGCGGAAGGTCTTTAGCCGGGAGTCATCCCGGTGCTTCATATATACCTGGATGCCATTACGATCACTGACCAGTTTCCAGTCAGGGTCATTTTCATCGGCGTGGAGAGGAGAGAGCAGCAGCACCAGCATCAGTGCCAACCCGATTTGTACAGCACGTTCCATGGTCGGGAGGGATATCCTTAGTGTAATTTTTCGCATATCGACTGCAATCATTATGACACCAATCATGAAGTGATGAACACATTGTGATCACATTTGCCGGTAAGGTTTTGCGGGTTCTGATGGCCGGTTCGGGTTTCATGCGTTAGCGGCAGGCAATTTTATGAATGCTGTACTGCGTTATCTTCCTGTCAGAGCGGTTAGAGCACTACGCCGGGAATGATGACGGGTTGTCATCACAGAGTTGCGCCACCGGACTGGTTTGACGCGCTGTTTCATGGACAATAGGCGGCCCGATAAACACCTTGTTGTGTAGAGATAATGAAACGTTTTTTCCATTTGTTGGTGGGGGCGGCTCTGGTGGTGGGGTACTTTGCCTCAGCGCCTGAGCATATCTGGGAGCCGGTTCCGGCACTGAAAGTGCCGGCAGGGGGGGATGTGCCTGGCCATGATCAATGGCAGTACCGGTTCGCCTCGGATGCGGATACCCCACTGGTACATGCTCCAGCCATGGTGGAGCTGCCGGACGGACGTCTGCGGGCGTTCTGGTTTGCCGGCAGCCGTGAAGGGGCGCCGGATGTGAATATTCACAGTGCGCTGTTTGACCCGGCCACGGCAACCTGGACAGACGAGACCGTGGTCGTCACCCGGGAGCAGATCAGTGAGGGCTGGGGTCGCCATGTGCGCAAACTCGGCAACGCGGTTCCCGTGCTGGATGACGAGGGCCGCATGCGTCTGTTCGTGGTGGCGGTCAGCTTTGGCGGCTGGGCCGCCAGCCGTCTGGTGGTGTTGGAATCCGCAGATCTGGGCGCCAGTTGGTCGTTCGACAAGCCGTTGGTGACATCCCCGTTGCTCAACATCAGCACCCTGGTGAAAACCCCGCCGGTGCGTTACCAGGATGGCTCCATCGGCCTGCCGGTGTATCACGAAATGATTGGCAAGTTCGGTGAAATCCTGCGCCTGGACCAGAACAGCGAGGTGCTGGGCAAGGCCCGGATTGGCCATGGACGCAAGGCGATCCAGCCGCTGGTGCTGGTGGATTCCCCGCAACATGCGGTGGCGTTTCTGCGCAATGAAAATGAACCCAACAACGGCTACCTCTATCAGTCCAGCAGCGCGGATGGTGGCTGGCAGTGGCAGGCGCTGGAGTATTCCCCCCTTGAAAATCCCAGTGCGGCTCTGGGTGGCCTGGCTATGGGGCCCGGCCACTGGCTGGTGGTCGCAAACTGCAACCGGGAAGAACGCGATGATCTGTGTGTGCGCGAAACACGGGATGGGGGGCAGTCCTGGGACACTCGCTGGACATTTCACGACCGGGCGCAATGGCGAGACACCCGGCTTGACGAGGAGGCCTTTGCCGGCCTGATTCGGGACGAAATTGTCAGTGCGGGCTTTACCGGTCCGACAGAGCCGTTACTCGAACGGGTTTTTCATAACAAATGCGACGCTCGCCGAGGTTGCCGCTTCCAGTATGACTACCCGTACATGCTGCGGAGTGAAAACGGTGACCTGCATATTCTTTATACCTGGAACAAAAGTGCGATCCGGCATGCCTGGCTGAAAGCCGGCGACGTTGCCGCCGCCCAGGGAGGCACTGAAAATGAGCATTGATCTGTTGATTGCCGCCCTGGTGCTGGTTGCCGTGCAGCTGCGAATTTGCGCGGCGTTGCTTCCCATGCCGGCGCGGGTGATTCTGGCGCTGGTGGTTTTCGTCTGGGCCCTGCTGCCCTACCCATGGGGGCCGGCCGCCTGGGTGCTCAGCTATCTGGCCAGTTTCAGCGTGGCGTCCGGCCTGCTGGCGATACTGGCGATCAAGCATCGCATCACCGGCTTTTACTGGCTGCCGGTCAGTCAGCTGCGTGGTGCCTGTGTGCTGCTGGTGGGGCTGGCATTGTGGTTTTACCCCACCAGCATGGGGTCAACCTACCTGGATCCCTATGCCCTCGGCTACGGTAATTTTACCCTGAGCACGATTCTGTTGCTGGTAGGGCTGTTGGCCTGGGTGCTGCGTGCCTACGCGTCCTGCCTGATCCTGGTGGCCGCGCAGGTGGCGTTCCAGCTGGATCTGCTGGACAGTGACAATCTCTGGGATTATTTGCTGGATCCGTGGCTGGTGTTCTGGGCGGCGGGCTGGCTGATCCGGGATCGCGTGCTGCGTTCCCGGAACGGCCCGGACAATCAGCCTGCGCGAACAGCCTGAGAGGAAGCCGGCCACAACGACGCGGCCAGGTAGCCGACGATGAACATCAGCAGGTTACCGATCAGGCCGGTGTAGTAGAGGTCAAAGGGGGCGCTGAGTGCCTCTGGCAGCAGCCCCTTGTTGGTCAGTACCGTCCAGCCTGTGAACACCAACGTGCAAGCGATGCCGCACCAGGCGGCGCGGGCATCGCCGCGGCGACTGAAAAAGCCCAGCAGGTACAGGCCCAGCATGCCCCCGCCAAGCAGCGAGACCAGAATGGTGGAGGTGTCCTGCAGGGTCTTGGTTTGTGCATTGTTAAGCCACAGCGCGCCGCCAATCATGAATACGGTGACCGCCACAGCGATTGCCCAGGCAATCCGCAGGTAGTGCTGGTCATCGCGCCCAGGACGCAGGTGACGCCGATAGAGATCCACCACACTCACCGTGGTCACCGAGTTGATGCTGGAGTCCAGTGAGCTCATGGCCGCCGCCAGGGCCGCTGCGATTACCAATCCGGCCACCCCTGCCGGCAAATACCCGGTGATGAAATGGGGCATCAGGGTTTCTGCTCGGGCTTCTCCGTTGAGGATGGCGCTGGCCTGCGCATCCGGAAAAACCTGGAAGAATACCCACAGGGCTGTGCCCAGGAACATGTAGAACGCCCAAATAGGCAGCGCGGTAAACAGGTAGACCCACAAGCCGCGTCGTGCTTCCCGGGTGGATTGCGAGGCGCAATAGCGTTGCACAGTGTTCTGGTTGCTGGAGTATTCAGTGAGCCAGTTGGTGAGGCCGATCAGCAACATCATGGTGGCGGTTTTTTCGCTCAGGGAAAACGACCAGGAGGTTTCCCCCGGCGCGCCGTTCTCCCAGGGCGCAAGGGCAAACTTGCCGGCGTCGCCGGCCAGCTCAGCAATTTGCCCAAGGCCGCCAGGCAGGGCATCAAGAATCACCCACAGGCACATGAGTCCGCCCAGCAACAGGATCACGGTCTGCAGCACATCGGTCCAGATCACCGCATCGATACCTCCGATGACGGTATACAGCCCCACGAACAGCCCTCCTGCAATGATGGCCGTTGTCGGGCTGACCCCGGTGACTTCCTGAATCAACAGGGACAGCAGCCACAGAATCATGGCCAGCCGCACCAGTTGGGCCACCAGAAACGCAATGGCGCCGTAGACCCGGATAGAGGGGCCGTAGCGCATTTCCAGAAACTCGTAGGCACTGGTCATGTTGCCGCGCCTGAAGAAGGGGAGAAACACAAAGGCTGCCACCAGCATGGCGGGCAGCAGTGCCAGGTTGGGAAGATATCGCAGCCAGTCAGTCTTGAATGCGTCTGCCGGGTAGGCGAGGAAGGTGATGGAACTGATGGAGGTGCCCACCAGTGACAGCCCGATTACCCAGCCACGAAAGCGGCGCC
Proteins encoded in this window:
- the rhlB gene encoding ATP-dependent RNA helicase RhlB is translated as MQKDKANAWSLDQFQVPEKDGERRFHDFNLDLRLMRGIADLGFQYCTPIQAEVLEHTLAGADAIGRAQTGTGKTAAFLVTVINDLLQHPLEVKRYAGEPRALIVAPTRELAMQIEKDAKGLAKYTDLQVMSVVGGMNFNRQQERLQKREIDILVATPGRLLDFAKRRDLWLDRVEFLVLDEADRMLDMGFIPDVKRIVGMTPKSKYRQTQLFSATFNDDVMNLARRWTQDAEVVEIEPAQVTTETVEQKVYITNTDDKFKLLYNLITGMDMDKVIVFANRRDITRRINDRLVKKGLKVSMISGDVPQNQRSKTLERFRSGDLQVLIATDVAGRGIHIDGVSHVVNYNLPEDPEDYVHRIGRTGRAGASGMSISFACEDDAFLLPELESAISMKLDCEYPPADLLQDKDTSNA
- a CDS encoding DUF1145 domain-containing protein, coding for MNILRGGIVVFWLGVLLAIFMELPAPFDRLLLIAGAVIAILHFLELVGFAVWIRRHGVFHWRDALMVMLFGVLFLKPRMHAVRNAARR
- a CDS encoding DUF938 domain-containing protein, whose translation is MISERPFSQACENNKAPILTVLRQHCQAPGTLLEIGAGTGQHAAWLSGQLPHLTWQPSDVAENLPAVRQWLQDPDSQALAPIVLDVSGTWPAQQFDYLFTANTFHIMSRQLVARCIEEGCRHLAPNGQFLIYGPFKINGRFTSESNATFELWLKDIDPLRAIRDKEWIEEEFARHGRKLQAVYDLPANNMMLVFG
- a CDS encoding SDR family NAD(P)-dependent oxidoreductase gives rise to the protein MKNFKDKVAVITGAGSGIGRALAEELAAAGAKLALSDINEAGLKKTVADLGLAEDRLMTRVLDVADRQAFYDFADDVVNHFGYANMIFNNAGVALGATVEDMKYEDFEWLMNINFWGVVYGTKAFLPYLKQSGDGHIINISSIFGLVGIPTQSAYNAAKFAVRGFTESLRIELEMEGSPVSCTSVHPGGIKTNIAKAARMTDGVERITGADKDKSIQDFEKLFRTTPQEAASTILKGVRGNKRRVLIGSDAVAVDTMQRLLPTSYQKLIAMGQKYMSK
- a CDS encoding lysophospholipid acyltransferase family protein, which codes for MSRLLFFLYSWLVFVPLMAATTLICGLICLVLVPFLPADRVARYSAVPWAKLCLLYSGVRVDLYGRHHLQPGQSYVIVANHLSQFDIFVLYGYLGMDFRWVMKHELRKVPVIGICCEKLGHIFINRSDQQAAIASLDDAKARLSNGASVLFFPEGTRSRDGHLKPFKKGAFKMAQELQLPVLPVTLTGTWHILPPGTLRLQPGHQATLTLHAPLPVNSHDDAELQRLMACSRDAIAAPLEQTSPEALGSL
- a CDS encoding START domain-containing protein, encoding MERAVQIGLALMLVLLLSPLHADENDPDWKLVSDRNGIQVYMKHRDDSRLKTFRGVTHFELKDEFALAAILNDYDSYPKWLHLIDGAEEFDRDGPLNRDLRFTTKLPWPLADREAVLNADVQVTLTEAEESVMIELINEPDALPPNNRYIRFPELWGRLGFTREGNDQVEMVYEIILDPGGYIPAWIVNILLRDAPYFTLERLRRVIRKPEYQNQYYDYLDELKGPGRPDNAAGMAAQASPENVTK
- a CDS encoding sialidase family protein; protein product: MKRFFHLLVGAALVVGYFASAPEHIWEPVPALKVPAGGDVPGHDQWQYRFASDADTPLVHAPAMVELPDGRLRAFWFAGSREGAPDVNIHSALFDPATATWTDETVVVTREQISEGWGRHVRKLGNAVPVLDDEGRMRLFVVAVSFGGWAASRLVVLESADLGASWSFDKPLVTSPLLNISTLVKTPPVRYQDGSIGLPVYHEMIGKFGEILRLDQNSEVLGKARIGHGRKAIQPLVLVDSPQHAVAFLRNENEPNNGYLYQSSSADGGWQWQALEYSPLENPSAALGGLAMGPGHWLVVANCNREERDDLCVRETRDGGQSWDTRWTFHDRAQWRDTRLDEEAFAGLIRDEIVSAGFTGPTEPLLERVFHNKCDARRGCRFQYDYPYMLRSENGDLHILYTWNKSAIRHAWLKAGDVAAAQGGTENEH
- a CDS encoding sodium:solute symporter; amino-acid sequence: MKLAIADWVVLAGYLCVVLGIGIYFSRKNTSTEEYFVGGRRFRGWVIGLSLVGTSISSITFLAYPADAFKTDWLRYLPNLALLPAMLVAAFVFLPFFRRGNMTSAYEFLEMRYGPSIRVYGAIAFLVAQLVRLAMILWLLSLLIQEVTGVSPTTAIIAGGLFVGLYTVIGGIDAVIWTDVLQTVILLLGGLMCLWVILDALPGGLGQIAELAGDAGKFALAPWENGAPGETSWSFSLSEKTATMMLLIGLTNWLTEYSSNQNTVQRYCASQSTREARRGLWVYLFTALPIWAFYMFLGTALWVFFQVFPDAQASAILNGEARAETLMPHFITGYLPAGVAGLVIAAALAAAMSSLDSSINSVTTVSVVDLYRRHLRPGRDDQHYLRIAWAIAVAVTVFMIGGALWLNNAQTKTLQDTSTILVSLLGGGMLGLYLLGFFSRRGDARAAWCGIACTLVFTGWTVLTNKGLLPEALSAPFDLYYTGLIGNLLMFIVGYLAASLWPASSQAVRAG